The window TGAGAAGGGGTAGCTTTTATGGATAAAGAGCCTAAACTTTCCTGGTTTAATTCAGATTTCCCCAAATCTGCAGCAGACTTGGTGGAAATGGttaaaaatcccagcagaaggGCTCTGTGGACAAATGGTCGGGAGTGAGGAGGTTTAAGCTAGGCCAGCCCAAGGGCTTCTCCTGGGAGCAGTTACTGGCAAGTTTATCAAGAGCTGAGGCTGGGTATTTAAGCTGCTTTGAGCACAGAACATCTGCCAGTGCCGCCTTTGAAGCTGAGATGAGCTGTTGGAGACAGTGTGGGGTGAGCAGAACACctcacatttttcctttcttctggaaACATCCTCCTACCAGCCTGAGACAGAGCAGCCTGCAGAAGGTGCATCACAAAGCCCACCCCCTTCCGTGAGATGAGTGGATcaagtggcagctttggaggaaGTGTGGTGTTCTTGCTTGTGACGTGGCTGCGTGGGCTCCTGCTGGTGGGAAGGGCTTGCcgagccctgcacacagcctcAGCCACAGTTCCTCATCCAGCACTgggcccagctgcagctggcactgctggggctgcagctccctgctggaatAGAAGGGAGGAATCACTCGCTAGGAACAGTGCATGTGGCAGGGAAGGCAGCTTGGAATTCCTTGAGAAGTCAGCTCTCCTTGAGAGGCTGCGTGTTGGTTGTGGCCCATTGTGGGGTTGGTGCAACCTGCTCCACGTTCCGTGGCCTTCTCACGTCCGAGGAGAATGGGATCTCCACCggctgctctgtcccctctcacTACTGTGTCAATATGAAGGAGAGCTCAGAGACTCTGAACAGGAAAAGGCAGGTGCTGCCTACTGTCctaaagcattttaaaacctCGACAGAAGCGGCTGATTCCATGATGGAATGTAGCTGAAAATAGAATGTCCCACGTGACCCAGCCGTGGATGATGGTGCATATTGTTGGCCACCAGGCAGAACTCTTTGAAGTTAAACTCTTTTTCACTGATTGCTCAAGGAGTTTAAGAAATAGACCTGGGTCAAGACTACTTTGTGCATCTGTCACATGAAACAGATTGGCATAATagggaaaagtaattttttttttttttttttgttaaataataGGAGAGCTTCTGGACTAATAAGGTAATTGGAGTACTGTTGAAGTAATGCAATATTTTTAACCTAACTTTCCAAGAAAAACCACATCCTGTCAAGATGGAGGCTGCATTAGGgtgtccctgagctgtgtcTCAGGGAGTGTGTTAACAGACTTGGGTGAGCTGCATAAATGCATGGAAGTCTGATAATTTATTGCCAAAATTGAAGGTATTTCCATAGCACGCGACGACTACCAGGCTGCAGTTATCCtaattgcttttccttttggatGCCTGCCTGCCTTGCATGTGAGACCATTTCCTGCTGGCTTAGGgtgcctgtgctgcttttgAGAAGCAGGGATCAGAAAGGTGTTGGAGGCAAAGGTGGAAGGGCTCACTTAGAGCACTACTTCATTCTGTTGCTACAGCCTTGGACAGCTTATGGGAAGAACCCTCCTGTTTCTGGGAAGGGGGGAGCAGGGATTAAATGCTACCTAAAGCTTTTTCCAACATGTtgcattttctgcttccttgaCAGTGGATCTGTGCAGGGTATTCAGCAGATCTGCAGTGACTTGGTTTGTTGGCTGGCAGACACACGAGCTGGGCTGGCTATGGTGAATTCCTACCCAGAGTTTCTCAGAACAAACCACTTACCTAGGGAATTCCTTCACCATGCTTTCCTTGTGCCCTGTTCCCAAACCCTCGTCCCTTTGTTGGGCTTACTCTTAGTGCTAAAATACAAACCACAATTGCTTGGGTTAGTTATTTCATAACTTTTTTCCAGACTGTGTTTAGCTCGTGCTGGGTTCCTTCTGCTTATGCTGACGCATGTGGAAAGATAGTAATCCCAGTCTCTTCTGCTCTCCAGATGTTTTAGGTTGTATTTTCACTCCTCATGTTGGCAAAGTGCCTCTGAAGTGGCTTTGTTCATGAAAAGACAATAATTGGGTTTAAGTTAAGTAGTCAGTCaagagatttgggggttttgttccTTGGGTTTTTGTTAGTTTCTGCTTTGTTCAGAGCTGGTTTGAGTCTGGCCTGGCACCAGATGCAGgtggctgcaggggtgggaggTGACAGCAACTCCCTGAGCCGCAGAAGCTTCTCACTCCCACTGGGAGGCAATTATTCAATTCAGGATTTGTGTCTGGTATCCTGGCTTAGGGTGAGGTGCAGATGCCTAGAAGCAGCTAGAAGTGTCCTGTAGCAGAACAGACGGGAGCAGGATGTTCCCTCCTTCTCATTCTGGCTCCTGGTTGCATTtagcagcaggctgtgctggtgttgcTCGGGTGTCCATGACAATGCTCATGCCAGTGCAACTCTACCATCCCAGGATCCCTGGAAGTCCAGCCAAGCCCTTCTTCACAGCACCCAGGAGCCAGGATTACTTCAGAGgcctgtgggatggggaggatgCTGCTTTGGAGCCCCGGAGagtcagagcagctctgggaccacagaacagaatcccagaatcccaggatggtttgtgTTAGAAGTGACCTCAAAGCCCAGCTTGTTCCAAACCCCTGCaacggcagggacaccttcccctagcccaggttgctccaagccccttccagcctggccttggacacttctggggatccaggggcagccacagcttctctgggcaatctgtgccagggcctcaaaTAAAGAGAGACAGCCCTTGCACCCTACCAGTAAAAAATTCTGTTAGGTCCTTGGAGAGATGGTGAAACATGGGCCAAGTCTTGATATCAAGGAATGAGATCTGGATGGTGTTTGTGATGAGAATTCTGCTGTCTGGGTTTCACAGCTTTCCACTTGCATTGGAATTCAGAGCTCGGTTTGCCCGTTGTGACAGAACTCTTCTCTCAGCTCATACACAAAAATACTCAGACATACTGACTCATTTGACACTTccctgcaaatatttaattctaCATGTCATATTTCTGACATGTTAGGGGCTCGTGTGCCATCCAGGCTCACTGCCATGGTTTAAAATTCAAATGTCTATACGTTTTTCCTAAGCCAGCCCATGTTCTTGCAAACAAAATCTTAGGTAAGGAAGTGATTAGGTCAGAAAATAGTTTAAAAGAGCTCAGAATACCTGCTAGTTTAGCATCCCAGTTTTTGGAAAATACTTGCAACGTGAAAACATGTGAGGGGGTAAGGTATTTAATGTTAATCCTGCCCTTACCCGGGACTGGTGTGcctgtttcctttttgcttcctgTTCCAAAAGGTGTCTAAATATTTCCTCTGTCTCTTGCAGCGGCAGTCGCTCTTCCAAGACCTTCAAACCAAAGAAGAATATTCCCGAGGGGTCTCACCAGTACGAGCTGCTGAAGCATGCCGAGGCCACGCTGGGAAGCGGCAACCTGCGCATGGCGGTGATGCTCCCCGACGGGGAAGACCTCAATGAATGGGTTGCAGTGAACAGTGAGTCACAGGCCTTTCCTTCATCACAGCGGGGTTGGAAGTGGGCTGACACCTGGGGCAGGGCGGCTGTGTGTCCCTTTCtgttcctggagaaaaggggagtTGGGGGACCTTGCTCTCTGCAACTtgctgacaggagggtgcagccaggtgaggcTTTGCTCCCTGGGAACAGGGGCAGGGGGTCTGGAAACAGCCTcaaggttcaggttggacatcaggaagaattccttcacagaaaaaatCGTCCAGCATTGGAGGTGTTgaagtccccatccctggagatgtccAAGGGACAGCTAGACCTGGCTGTCAGAAGGTGGGGATCAgccacaggttggacttgatgatctcagaggtctttttccagcctgaatggttctgtgattctcatGGGGTTTGTAATTTTCCTAAAGTTGGTTCCTTTACTTCCTACCAAGTTTTGAGCCTTTGCTCTAGTAAATCTGATGTCATTCTTTTAACTTCCTCTAAAGCTGTTTGTCCAAACTCTCTGCTTTCAGGCCAAACAATGATGCCTCAATTAGCGTTTTCAGATTGCTTGACCttgtttcctcctcctccctctccctgctgcatgGATTTTGCCCTCTGCTCCTACAGAATGGATTCTCCCTTTGCAGTGTGCAGTCTGGGCTGCCACAAGCTCTGTGCCTTGTCTGGTGTTAGCTCATCTTTTGCTCTCAGGCTTGACGTGCTCCAGTGGTGGTACAGGATTCATTGTGCACTGCAGTACAAATTATGCTTGAGTTAAATGTCCTCCAATTGTTTCTATGGTtctgcctttttccttcttgctcttTGACATGTTTGGGAAGTGAAACTGTCCCACTGACTCTCACCTTCCTGTTCCCAACCAGTCATGCAGTGCACTGGTGCTCCACTTGCCTCTGCttccagggcaggctggaatTGCTGACACCATCCTTTGCAAAAGTTAATTCACACTGCATTGCAAAACTAGACTAGAGAAAAAAGCCAGCCCACTTGTGTGAGTAAGCATTGCTTAAGATGCTTCATGTATTGCTGGCATCCTTCCCTTTTGGTGGTTCCTGCACTCTGTGCCTCTGCTTTCCTGCGTGGCAGCAGTTTCTTCTCTATCCCTGCCCCACACCGAGCTCCAGCAGTAGCTGTGAGCCCCTTCTGCTCACAGAGGGGTCTCATCAGGAGGCAGAATATGTGACTTCAAGTCATTGCTTTTGCCCTTCTCCACCCTGAGAGCACAAAAACAAGcgtgctctgccctgctccttcttgctctgctctcagcctgGCTTGTGTCTTAGGGAATGACTTGATGGGCCTGTGGATTTTGAGACTTGCACGTGTGGGCATCAGGCATTCTGTGGGAGCCTGTGTGGGTTTTCTGAACATGCTTGCCTCAAAGCAAACAGTGGGCTGTGGtttctgctgggagcagggaatggaaaCTTAATTAACACTTCCCGTGGGCACTGCAGAAGCCAGGGCTGTTGTCCTGCATCTTCTGAGCAGTAGCTGTGACTTGCTCCAGTAGCATTTGCCTAATCTTGGCTGTTTATCCTCTGAAAAATACCTGCAGATCAAGTGGGTTTTAGAAGCTGATTGCAGTGACCACAGTTCCTCGCGACGGAATGAAAAAGAACCCTCTTCTCTAAGAGTTTGGAGTAATGAACTGGAAGAGTAGCTATAATAGTAGGGTTAGATGGgctgttaggaagaaattctttgtgaggatgggcaggccctggcacatgttgtccagagaagctgtggctgccccataCTTGAAAGTGTCAAGGGCctggttggacagggcttggaatgACCTGAGATAGCaagaggtgtccctgcccatggcaggggtggaactggatggtcctTGGATTCCCTTCCCACCTGAAGCAGTCTGGGATTGTATGAGATGTTCTTGGCAAAGGTGGGCCTTGGGAATACAAAGCCTGAGGGAAGCCACTGTCACCTAAGGAGTACCTGCTCTCTCTCTAGTTGCAAAGTTTATGCTGAAAATCTTTCTTGGATTCCACACTTGCCAGTGGAATTTGGGATTGTAATAAAATGCACCAAActttcaggaaaggaaatggctaggttttctccttcctttttcgTCCTCCAGCTGAAGATTTTGCTGCAGTGAACAATTAAATAGTTCTTGCTGGAGGCTGTTCCAGAAAGTCAGTGGTTGCATTCCGCATCTCTTTTATAATGGATCTTTAAAAGGCAACAACAATGggagttttttcccccaaaaccattccagaagctgtgctttgcagcctgggctgcagagtGCTGACGGGTGCTTTCCATGCTTTCCAGCTGTCGACTTCTTCAACCAGATCAACATGCTCTACGGAACCATCACGGACTTCTGCACGGAGGAGAGCTGCCCCGTCATGTCTGCTGGCCCCAAGTAAGAGTGTGCCTCTCACACTGGTGCCTGGCTGCACTTTCTGAGaggatttttcatttaaaaacctGAGACCAGCTGAGTGGAGTGCCAGAGTTGGGTGGCAAGGATGTGAAAGACAGGAGAGATTTGAATGTCTCTTAAGCGGGTGGGGAATAGCAAGTTGATTTTTTTGGTCTGTGTTCATATTCGtttggtgttttattttttttccttcaaccTGGGAAGTAAATTaattatcaaaattattttttccccttcattatttttctgaaacattCATGAGGGCTTATTAAGTCAAGATTTGAAGTTGTTATGTGCAGGCATTCCATTAGGGCTTACCAAAATCTTCTGTGTAGGTGTTGTAGAAATAGATGTCTGGATAAGAATCCCTGTGCCCTTCTTGGATTCTTGCTTATGCTTTTGTTGAGACATCCAGTGTTCCTGCTTATTCCTGCTCTCTAATTCAGTTTGTTGTTTTGCTCTGGCTCCAGACTGATCCTGGCACCTCAGCTAAGTGTTGGTATTTGTCCTACATGAATACCACTTAAATCTTGGTATTAGGGCAGTGCTAGGTGGTGAGAAATCCTGGTTTTTCATGTGTCAATCACATGGTCCATTTGgtgtgtttgggatttttgcatGTGTTCTTAGATAGAGTTTTAAAATGCTTGCAGACCATGTGATTTGTTGCTGTtagaaaaatggggtttttttgtcccgTTGTGAGCAGCACCTTCATAATCCCTCATCGGGTTTGTTTATGGTGAAAATATTCTCCCAGCATTTGTTCTGACAAATCCAAATTTGCTAAACAAATGGAGAGGACAGATGTATCAGGTGCAGGCAAGCTTTGCATGAAGCCACACGTGTGATCTGTAGCATACAAACCCTGTGGTTCACCCGGGAGCTGGTGTTGTCAGACTGCCCGTGTTGGGTGTGCTTGGGGTTTTCCAGCCCTGTCTTTCCAAGGTGATCCACCATCTGGCAGGCCCATCAGGAGTGGTGCTCAAGGCTGCCTTGTCTCACCCCAGGTACGAGTACCACTGGGCAGATGGCACCAACATCAAGAAGCCCATCAAGTGCTCAGCACCAAAGTACATCGATTACCTGATGACCTGGGTCCAGGACCAGCTGGATGATGAAACGCTCTTTCCTTCCAAAATAGGTGAGGGGCTaactgcagctgagcagggcactCGGGTTACACCTGCACAGGAGCACTCCAGGGGTGAAAGGTCTCCTCAGAGCTTGATGTGCGGGGCAGGTTTGGAAGGTTATGTTATCTGTCTGCTCACACTTATCTTTGAAGGGGTGTTGTAATGCATGAACTCTGATCTGTGTGTTAGTGCTCCTGACAAACACCTGTCCTGGTTCTGGGTGCAGGAAGTACCATTCCCAACTAATAACTGGGTCTGTTCATCGAGTCTGGTGTTGCATTCATTTGGAGCAGTGACTTGTTTCTTTAGGAGGAAAGCAGAGGGTCTCAGACTCTTGTAACCAGTAACTGGCAGCTTTTTGTCACAGAAGGGATATCTGCTTGTCATGAGAGAGTTTCAGCCTTATCTCTAAAGAAGCTGAATTGCAGCTTTGATCTTAAGTTGGTGATGTTTTTTGCGTGGTTTTCTTGAAGTGAAGGTAAAAAATGGATGTTTAAAAGAGgcttttttcagaaaagcaggAGGGAAATAATGACCAACCAACACTTTGGAAAAGATAACAGGAGAGATCTCTTGGTTGCCTTAACTTTGTAAATAGTTTCTGAGGCTTTTGACACATTTTCATTGAACTTCTTTAGAGAAACCGTGCCTTCAGAGAGAGATTCCAAGAGAAGCCACAAACCAAGCAGCTAAGCATGGACTGCCCgtgtgctgcagcaggcagaggaggaaatgCCATGTGCACATgtgcagggcaggctgcagcaggagcatgAGAACAGTGATGGTGGGACCTGAAAGCATTGGTGAGGTCCTGGCTGGCCCCAGAGCATGCAGAGCATGTGGCCTTCAGGCAAGGCTTGGGCACTAGGaaaggctgcagaggagctgactGGGGAGACTGGTAGGTGAGGAGGAGCTCGGCAGGTTTCCTCTTTTCAGAGGGTTGATAGATATCTTTTTTTAGCCTGGGGAAGTGACAGCTGAAGAGTTCATGGCTCCCAGCAGCCGCTTGCCATTTCCCAGCTGGTTTCAGTAAAACCTGTAGTGGCTTTCACAGCAGACCAACACGGCCTGGCAGTTGGAGAATAAGCCCTCTGTTTCCTTCTCCCCAGGCGTACCGTTCCCAAAGAACTTCATGTCAGTGGCCAAGACAATTCTCAAGCGTCTCTTCAGAGTTTACGCCCACATCTACCACCAGCACTTCGACCCGGTgatccagctgcaggaggaggcacACCTTAACACTTCTTTCAAGCACTTTATCTTTTTTGTTCAGGTAAGGACGTGGCAAGCGGTGTTCTCGCTTCCAAGCTACCTTATCCCCCTTCCCTTGTGGGAGAAAAATCAGCATCTTCTTAGGTTCCCTTCCTTTAAGAGGGAGGACAAGCTTCAGGCAGTGGAAGGCTTGGGGTGTGGCAGATGGGCAGGGGAGGATGTGGTGGCTGAGCCTGGGCTTGGAGGGCTGAGTGCCAGATGACTTCTGGCTAAATGAGGCTTCTCACCTCAGCTGTACCCACAAAATGCTCTTTGTGTGtcttcctcctcatccctgTTACAGGAATTCAACCTTATTGATAGAAGAGAACTTGCACCACTTCAAGAACTGATTGAAAAACTCACCTCCAAGGACAGATAAAAGGAAGAGGACTTCTTGGAGTCACTTGTTTCTTTAAGCGAGCGTGTGGTATTTGTTTTTtgttaattgttttttttttaaaaaaaaacaaaacaaccccccTGTGCTGTTACCAGTGACAGCTGAGATCtacttttctgtgcttttattaGGGGAAATCTTTTCTCTGTTAGTGACATGTGgtaaatagctttttttttattattattaatattattttactgTTGTTATTCATTGTGGAATTTCTAGCAGGTGCTGAGTGTTTATTAAGGAAACATGCTTGGCTGGGGGATTGACTCTGCTGGTGGATGGGTTCTTGTGTTGTGTCAGTGGTAGCCCATTCTCATGAAGTCCCTGGAAGACTTGCTTACATTCTCTAAGTGCCTTGGCAGACTCACTTCTGAGGTGCAAAGCACATACAATACTGAACATtgctggaaacagaaaatatgtaCTAACACCCAGACACTTACTGAAACTTGTTTTAAGAATATATATATCTATGCTtacactagaaaaaaaaaaaaaaaaaagccataacTTGCTGAAATCAATGATCTCCAGCTTTTAATACAAATACTTGTCTTATTTTTTTAGAGATGAATATAGAATTTTTCAAAGCTAGGTTACTTCTTAGGAAGAAAAGCGAAGCGCTCGCTAAAGCGAAACGGCCAAGGTGGTGTCCAAATTACACAGGCCTCGTGCTGAGCAAGCAGTTCCATGCCTGCTGCCATGGGACTTGGCAtagttgcttttattttcttagcaGGAGAGCATCAGTTGGGTCAGCCAGCTTGTTAAGTTCCCCTAGCAGTTGCCAAATGAACAGGTAGTTTGCACAAATACAATTGGGGAAAATATTCCCTAGGAAAAATTGCACTGGgatagtagtaataataataataataaggaaAACCTGGCTTGAAAAATAACTGCtggaaaggtgtttttaagTTAGGGATGCAAAGCCTGGCTCTGAGGAGGGGGCTCTGGTGGCCAGTGTTTGCTGTTTGAAGAAATGTGTCTTGGAGGGGAGATAATTTCTGGGGCTGCTTTGGAGTCACGTTACTGTGATGGTGTTCTCCCCTGTTTAAAACCACTGCCCATCTTCTGGGAGCTCCAGCTGttgggaacagcagcaggagcaggggaggccGAGGTGAGCACGTGGCAGAGAAGTTGAGCTTCTGTTTTGCACGCCTCGGCTCGACCAAGAACGCCAAGTAAAGTTGGAGCTGGCAtgcaggagcctgcaggagaGGTGAGTGGCCATTGGCAcgggcagctgggagcagctgagcacagaggtgACTCacttgggagctgctgggctcctgtGAGGGATCCTGATCTTCTGGCTTTTCCTGTGCCACCATCCGCACGGCAGCGCCAAAGCCACCCATCTCCCAAATCCAAACTGCTCGGTTTGGACACAGAGAGAGCaaggcaggagctcccaggtGCTAAACAGGGGATGCCTCCCATTCCAGGGTGACTCCTTGGTTTGGTGTCCTGTGCCAGCAAGCAGCAGAAAGGGTAAAGGTGTAGAAATGAGGATTTGCTTGGACACGGTGGTGCAGGGGTTCACGTTCCTGGCACGCTTGTGCCCTAGGAGGGCTTAGttcttgttgttgttgcagttttttcttttgaacagCCAGTTCTAGAAATCCAGAGGCATCTGCTGCAATTCAGCCCCTGAGAATTGGAATGTATCAAAATGAGTCCTAGGTGGATAGTGTGCTTTTTTAATTCAATATCTGGCAGTAGAAAGTCTTTGACCGAGTAGTTTCTAGGCACGTAATAAAAGCTTGGAGATCATGATTCGCCTGACAGCTGTATGAACACATTGTTTAATTACACAACACTTGAAAATAACATCATTGAGGACGTGTTTGCAGT is drawn from Haemorhous mexicanus isolate bHaeMex1 chromosome 4, bHaeMex1.pri, whole genome shotgun sequence and contains these coding sequences:
- the MOB1B gene encoding MOB kinase activator 1B isoform X3 yields the protein MSFLFGSRSSKTFKPKKNIPEGSHQYELLKHAEATLGSGNLRMAVMLPDGEDLNEWVAVNTVDFFNQINMLYGTITDFCTEESCPVMSAGPKYEYHWADGTNIKKPIKCSAPKYIDYLMTWVQDQLDDETLFPSKIGVPFPKNFMSVAKTILKRLFRVYAHIYHQHFDPVIQLQEEAHLNTSFKHFIFFVQEFNLIDRRELAPLQELIEKLTSKDR
- the MOB1B gene encoding MOB kinase activator 1B isoform X2, translated to MSLGRTRSCWSGSRSSKTFKPKKNIPEGSHQYELLKHAEATLGSGNLRMAVMLPDGEDLNEWVAVNTVDFFNQINMLYGTITDFCTEESCPVMSAGPKYEYHWADGTNIKKPIKCSAPKYIDYLMTWVQDQLDDETLFPSKIGVPFPKNFMSVAKTILKRLFRVYAHIYHQHFDPVIQLQEEAHLNTSFKHFIFFVQEFNLIDRRELAPLQELIEKLTSKDR
- the MOB1B gene encoding MOB kinase activator 1B isoform X1, whose amino-acid sequence is MPGFVALIASPFFMTKRTNELSGSRSSKTFKPKKNIPEGSHQYELLKHAEATLGSGNLRMAVMLPDGEDLNEWVAVNTVDFFNQINMLYGTITDFCTEESCPVMSAGPKYEYHWADGTNIKKPIKCSAPKYIDYLMTWVQDQLDDETLFPSKIGVPFPKNFMSVAKTILKRLFRVYAHIYHQHFDPVIQLQEEAHLNTSFKHFIFFVQEFNLIDRRELAPLQELIEKLTSKDR
- the MOB1B gene encoding MOB kinase activator 1B isoform X4, with amino-acid sequence MAVMLPDGEDLNEWVAVNTVDFFNQINMLYGTITDFCTEESCPVMSAGPKYEYHWADGTNIKKPIKCSAPKYIDYLMTWVQDQLDDETLFPSKIGVPFPKNFMSVAKTILKRLFRVYAHIYHQHFDPVIQLQEEAHLNTSFKHFIFFVQEFNLIDRRELAPLQELIEKLTSKDR